A stretch of DNA from Myotis daubentonii chromosome 12, mMyoDau2.1, whole genome shotgun sequence:
ACAAATGTCAGGGGACAAGGAGGTGGGCGTGTTTGTCTGTACCTGCGGTTTCTGAGCGTCGGCCCATCAGGAGAGCTTCCGAGCTCAGCACTCCATGGAGAGCACTGGGCAGGCCTGTCTGCTCCACGACCAGGGCCCTCAGGGCAGCTTCCCCGCCCAGCCCTGCACAGCCCGGGGCGTGGTGCCTGGTGAGAGCCTCTTGGTCTTGGAGGAGGGAGACGGCAGAAGGCTTGGCTGTGCTGGCCTTGCTTCAAGGGGGTGTCTGTGATACAACTTTCACCTTGGCCCTTTTACATGCAGGGTCCCCTGAAATAGATCAGGGGAGGGAGAGTCAGCTTGACTCCCAAAGAGCAGGGAGGACCTAGCCGGGGTGTAGAGCCTGGTACCCCACCTTTAGCCCAGTCTTCTCCGGGAACTTGAAAGAGAACAAACTGCAGTCTATTCTTTCTCTGGAAATGACATTGAGGCCCTTTTTATCTCTGGGGGAGGAGGGCGTGGGCCCAGAGCATGATGGCATTGGGAGGACTAAACCGCTagaatgatcataagtgggtcacaGAAGGGAGTCCTAGGGAGTTAAGGGAGCCTGCTCTGAGGGGATagtgccagggctgggaggaatGTGGGGCCAGTGCCAAGGGAGGAGCCTTATAATCTTATGTCTTCCTCcatcccttcttcccctccccttcacctccctccctcctcctgtcccttgtCACTATCTCTGActgtgtcattttctttcttcccttcactGTTTCTCTGTTCTCATTGTGCTTTGATATTCtctgccttttccttttctgtctccttccctcGCCATATTCTCAtattctgtctttttctctttcacaaCCTCTGCCCCCTACTCTCTCTCGTCTGCCCCTACCCTCTCTGAATAGCCCACCCGTCCAGCCAGTAGTACTGGGGTGGCCGGAGCCAGTAGCTCCCTGGGCCCCTCTGGCTCAGCATCAGCAGGTGAGCTGAGTAGCAGTGAGCCCAGCACCCCGGCTCAGACTCCGCTGGCAGCACCCGTCATCCCCACGCCGGCCCTCACCTCTCCTGGAGCAGCCCCcccacttccttctccctccaAGGTAAGGActggggagggtgagggtgagcCGAGACACAAAGAGGCCTATGATCCTGGCAGGTCTTGGACATTTCCCAGGGTTGGGGGCGATCCAGAACTCGGATTGGAAGGGTTGGGACATGGCATTTGGGTTCCCTGCCATTGACTCAGCTACACTTTCTCTCTGCCCTTCTTCATACTTTCCCCATATGTTTGGTCTCTTCTCAGATATTTATATGCCACTTGCTTTTGAGTCTGGGGCTGGAATGATGTTTGCACACGTTCCTATCCTTTCTCCTCCAGCTGGGACAAAGAAGCTctagtggggaggagggggacactgTGCGCAGAACGAGGGGTCTcttggcaggaggaggaggggctaaAGGCCCAGGTACGGGACCTGGAGGAGAAACTGGAGACCCTGCGGCTGAAACGGGCAGAAGACAAGGCAAAGCTGAAAGAGCTGGAGAAGCACAAGATCCAGCTGGAGCAGGTGCAGGAATGGAAGAGCAAAatgcaggagcagcaggcagaccTGCAGCGGCGCCTCAAAGAGGCCAGGAAGGTGCGACTCgggaggaaggggggcggggctgggaggcctggggcccGACACAGTGTCCTGGAAACTCAGCGGGAGCCGGAGCCTGGAACATTCTGTGAGATAGGGCGCATGAGGCATTCCTGTACCTGTGCCTCCACCAACCTCTACCCCCCAGGAAGCCAAGGAGGCGCTGGAAGCGAAGGAGCGCTACATGGAGGAGATGGCGGACACAGCCGACGCCATCGAGATGGCCACCCTGGACAAGGAGATGGCTGAGGAGCGGGCGGAGTCCCTGCAGCAGGAGGTGGAGGCGCTGCGGGAGCGTGTGGAGGAGCTCACCACTGACCTGGAGATCCTCAAGGCTGAGATCGAAGAGAAGGGTAAGGCCCGGGGCTGCGGGCGCAGGCGGTGGGGCTGGAATCACGGCTGAAGGTGTTCATGGTTTTCCTCAGGCTCAGATGGGGCTGCGTCCAGTTATCAGCTCAAGCAGCTCGAGGAGCAGAACGCCCGCCTGAAGGATGCCCTGGTGAGGTAGGGCCCCTCACCGCTTGGCTCCGGAGCCCGCTCCCCTGTGCAGACGCGTGAGAGCGCCATCGCCCAGTGACCCTGAccgctctccctctcctccccgacCCCCACAGGATGCGGGATCTTTCTTCCTCAGAGAAGCAGGAGCACGTGAAACTCCAGAAGCTCATGGAAAAGAAGAACCAAGAGCTGGAAGTTGTGAGGCAGCAGCGGGAGCGTCTGCAGGaggagctgagccaggcagaGAGCACCATCGATGAGCTCAAGGAGCAGGTCTGGGGAGCCCAGCCTCTCTCCCAGAATCCCCATATTGGTCCCTTCAGACTCCTGTAGGTGCCTCCTCTCTAGGCACCTTTTAGCAGCCCGTCTCCCCATTCCTTCCCTGGAACACAGGTGGATGCTGCTCTGGGTGCTGAGGAGATGGTGGAGATGCTGACAGACCGGAACCTGAATCTGGAAGAGAAAGTGCGGGAATTGAGAGAGACCGTGGGGGACTTGGTAAGAGGAGAGCAGAGCCCGACTTCTGACCTGGATGAAGGGACCAGCTAAGAGAGGGACTGACACATGACCCCTGACCTTTGAGCAGGGCGTATGGTGAGTGGACCCACCCTGGCTTGCTACCCTGACCCTGCTTTTCCTTTGCCCCAATTCCCTCGTGGTCTCCCAGGAAGCAATAAATGAGATGAATGACGAGCTGCAGGAGAATGCACGTGAGACAGAACTGGAGCTGCGGGAGCAGCTGGACATGGCGGGCGCCCGGGTACGGGAGGCCCAGAAGCGTGTGGAGGCGGCCCAGGAGACAGTTGCAGACTACCAGCAAACGATAAAGAAGTACCGCCAGCTGACCGCCCACCTGCAGGTGCCTGTTCACCCCTGCTCTCCACCCAGGATCACCCCAGGGCTCCCTCATGACCCAGCTGTGCCTCACTGTCCATCTCTGCCCCCAGGATGTGAATCGGGAACTGACAAACCAGCAGGAAGCATCTGtggagcggcagcagcagccaccCCCAGAGACTTTTGACTTCAAAATCAAGTTTGCTGAGACGAAGGCCCATGCCAAGGTCAGGAAAGCGAGTGGGCGGGAGAGGGGAGAGTGCTGGGAGCTCAGCTTGCGTGTGGTGTGGACTGACCTGGTGTGGGGTTCCTGGGGGCGGGGAAGCAGGGGACCTGGTGGAACAAGGCAGCGTGGGTCTGGGACTCTCAGCCTGGCTGAGAGCCTGCCTTCCTGTCCACCTCACAGGCCATTGAGATGGAACTGAGGCAGATGGAGGTGGCCCAGGCCAACCGGCACACATCCCTGCTGACAGCCTTCATGCCCGACAGCTTCCTTCGGCCAGGTGGGGACCATGACTGTGTCCTGGTGCTGCTGCTCATGCCTCGTCTCATTTGCAAGGTACGGCCATACGTTCAGCAGGAACCTGTTGAACTTGCTGTGAGGACGCCGAGCGAAGCCCCAGTCAGCGCCCCTACTCACAGCGTATGATGTAGTGGAGGGATGTAGCCAGCAGAGTTGCAGATGGGGCCTGCTATGAAGGGGAGGTAGCTTCTGTGAGAGAGCACAGTTGGGGAGCTGATGTAGATGGAGGGATGTCGCTGAGGAATAACATTTGCGCTGAGACCCAGAAGATGACTAGGAGTTGGGGCAGGGGGTAACTGTCAGGGAGCATGCTGGTGGAAGGGTGGCAGGGCAGCAGCTTGAAGCCTGCAGGAAAGAGCTTGGTCCCACTGGttccctctcctttcatccccACATCTCAAATCTTCACATCACGGCCCTTTCCCCATGGGAGACTTCCTGCCCAGCTAAGAGCTGTTTCTGTTTTatctcctcctccacccctgccGTAGTTGCCCATCTGTATTCTGTATCCCTGAGTCTGTTCTCCGtcctctgctctgagcccaggtCCCTGGCACTTCTTCCCACAGGCAGAGCTGATCCGGAAGCAGGCCCAGGAGAAGTTTGAACTGAGTGAGAACTGTTCAGAGCGGCCCGGGCTTCGAGGAGCTGTGGGGGAGCAGCTCAGCTTTGCGGCTGGGCTGGTGTACTCGCTGAGCCTGCTGCAGGCCACGCTCCACCGCTATGAGCAGTGAGTGACCCTTGATCCCCATTCAAGGCCGCAGGTTCCAGATTGGCTGGAACTGGGATTGCCTGGCAGACCCTGGCCTCACAGGGCCCTTCTTTGTCTCCAGTGCCCTCTCTCAGTGCAGCGTGGATGTGTATAAGAAGGTGGGCAGCCTCTATCCTGAGATGAGTGCCCATGAGCGCTCCCTGGACTTCCTCATTGAGCTGCTGCACAAGGACCAGCTGGATGAGACTGTCAACGTCGAGCCTCTCACCAAGGCCATCAAGTACTACCAGGTTTGGTGCGAGGATTCCAGCTGGTGCAGCAGGGAGGGAAGGTTTCTCATTCTGGGCTGCGGCCAGTGTAGCCCAGGTTGTGTGCCTAAGgctcagctccctgcagctgaACTCGCCTCAGGATGCAGCTCTTGGGGGTTTCAGGTCCTCTGGTACCTCTGGAGCCCTGTGATGACTGGGGCTCAAACTGTTGGGGAACAATTCTCCATCCTTCCAAGACCTGAAGGCTGTCTGTCTCTTTGTCATCTCTCAGCACCTGTACAGCATCCACCTTGCCGAGCAGCCTGAGGACAGTACCATGCAGCTGGCCGACCACATCAAGGTGAAGTGTCGGGGCTGGTGGTTAAGCCCCTGTCAGATCAGAAATGGAGGCCGTCAGGTCAAGAGGTCTGGCCCTCAGGGTTCACCTAAGACTGGAACAGGGTCCCTAAGGCCAGATCAGGGAAGCCAGAGAACCTCTTATGTATGGGGGTCAGCAGAGAGTGGGGACTTCTTAGAGATGATGAGGGTGCAGGAGGGTTCCTACTGGGTGCTGACAAGCACGTGCTTCTgtcttcacagttcacccagagtGCCCTGGACTGCATGGGCGTGGAGGTGGGACGGCTGCGTGCCTTCTTGCAGGTAAAAGCACAGCTGGATCTGTTTGAGCGCCTCTGCCTTCTTAGTTCCCCCTCCTCACCTTCAGCTGTCGTTGACTTTGTTCCCGTCCATTTCCCATCCCTGAGGAGGGTGGACAGGAGGCTTCAGATATTGCCCTCCTGCTCCGGGACCTGGAAACATCGTGCAGTGACATCCGCCAGTTTTGCAAGAAGATCCGAAGGCGAATGCCAGGGACAGATGCTCCTGGGATCCCAGCCGCTCTGGCCTTTGGACCACAGGTTTGGGGCAGCGAcgggagagggaaggaagctgAGTGGAACCAGGAGGGGCTCAGTATGTCAAGATCGGGATCTGGATGGGGCAAGGATAGTTTTGAGGTAGCGGGGAGCCGTCCTGGACCCAGGGCGGCTCCTGACGCGGGCGTGTCGCACAGGTGTCCGACACACTCCTCGACTGCAGGAAACACTTGACGTGGGTGGTGGCTGTGCTGCAGGAGGTGGCAGCTGCTGCCGCGCAGCTCATTGCCCCGCTGGCGGAGAATGAGGGACTGCCTGTGGCTGCCCTGGAGGAGCTGGCTTTCAAAGCAAGCGAGCAGGTGGGCCTGGATGGCTGGGCGGAAGGTGTAGAGGAGTCAGGTGGCCGGTGTGAGGTTTTCACTGCTGCCCCCTGACTCCCACAGATCTATGGGagcccctccagcagcccctATGAGTGTCTGCGCCAGTCATGCAACATCCTCATCAGCACCATGAACAAGTTGGCCACAGCTATGCAGGAGGGAGAGTACGATGCCGAACGGCCCCCCAGCAAGGTTGGGCGGGAGCTCCTTGGAGGGACTCGGGCCTGGAGGAGCAGGGCTTGCAGAGCTGCTGCTAGTtgtgggaggctgggaggtggaggaaggagtCTCGAGAGCACCATCCTGCTTAGAAGGCAAGATGGGTCTCTCCGAAGCACGTTGGTGatgtcctctccctccctccctcgccccacctTGGCCCTCAGCCTCCCCCGGTTGAACTGCGGGCTGCAGCCCTTCGTGCAGAGATCACGGATGCCGAAGGCCTGGGCTTGAAGCTTGAAGACCGAGAGACAGTTATCAAGGAGTTGAAGAAGTCACTCAAGATCAAGGTGAGGGTAGGGTAGGCTCGGGATCTGGGGGCCAGGGAGTGTTGTGGGGCACAGGGCAGCAGTGAGTGATGGGGATCAGGATGAGATGGGCGATGGGTCGGGTTGAGGACAGAAGAGGTGCCTTAATCAGTGGGAGCTCGAGTGGGCTCTTAAGGAGCTTTCTATCCGTGGTCTACCCTGGGTCCCTGAGGGGTTGTGGAGGATGTAAAGCTACTAGAagctctgccctggcccagggggaGGAGCTGAGCGAGGCCAACGTGCGGCTGAGCCTCCTAGAGAAGAAGCTGGACAGTGCGGCCAAGGACGCCGACGAGCGCATCGAGAAGGTCCAGACGCTGCTGGAGGAGACGCAGGCACTGCTTCGGAAGAAGGAGAAGTGAGCACTTCCCTGGCCCTGCTTGCTTCAGCCCGCCCTCCGCCAGCAGCTCTCTGCCTCCCAGCCATTCCTCTTACAGTGACACTCCCCAGGCCAACAGACACCGCTTCCCTTGCCCACTGCCATTATGTCACCCCAAGCGGAGTCTCACCAGCAGGGTGACTCCAGGGACCTGTCAGGGCTGAGCAGTGGAGGGGGTCGTGGGGACGGGACACTGCCCCAGCCCGATTCTCTTCCACAGAGATTTCGAGGAGACGATGGATGCACTCCAGGCCGACATTGACCAGCTAGAGGCAGAGAAGTTAGAGCTGAAGCAGCGGCTGAACAGCCAGTCCAAGCGCACGATCGAGGGGCTCCGGGGGCCCCCTCCTTCGGATATTGCTACCCTGGTCTCTGGCATTGCGGGTGGTGAGTGCAGGGGGACAGGCAGCACTGGCCCACAGGAGATCGAAGGGCTTCCCTCCGGTCCCTGGCCTCAGTTTTACTTTTGCCCCTTCTTACCCCTGGAACGCGTTTGCCCACTTCCACCAGGATTTTCCTCCTCCCGAGGATACGCGCAGAGTCCCTCTGACCAAGGTGGGGCCCTACCGAGTTGTCAGTGCAGCTCAGAGTTACGGTGACACTGGACTCCGCAGCTGTCCCTCCTGGCCTGTCTGGCCTGCCTGACCAAGCCCCATGTCCTTGCGGGTCACCGGCCTGAGGAGGCTGGTGATGCTGTGGATCCGGCTGGGCCGGATGCCTGCTCTTGATTGCTCTTTGGTTTGGGCGCGTTTCCCCAGAGTTCATGTGGCTTCACCCTCTGGTGTGGCTGTCCCTTCATGGCTGACTTCTCTCAGTTTCACTGTGGCTTGTGAGACCTTGGCCTGGTCTCATAGTGTGGCCAGGGCTCCTTACCTTGAGTTTGCCTGGTTTGTCCCCAGTTTCCTGACCAAGGAGGTGGCCACTGCCTTCTTCGTTCTCACCTGCCCTCGAGTTTGCTTATTGCTCTCTCTTCAGTTTCTCACTTAGCCATCTCACCTCTGGAAGACAAACTCTAGAATTGAGCCCTCAGGGCTCagtggctcccccctccccccacctgtcTTACCAGCTGCTCTCACCTAGGTCTTGCCCTCATCAAAGCCCCTTGCCATTGGCGCCTCTGGATCTTGGGAGTTGACCAAGTGCCTCCTTGACTGTAGACTTCGTGGTGCAGATGGCTCCAGTTccttggggaggggaaggggtctCCAGAATGACCACATTGTATTGTTTAGCATAGGCTCTGTAAGCAGATACTGGTTCTGAATTTATGAACCTTTCCACCAAAAAAGGGTGTCTTTTGCCTCAGAGCAGTGGGGAGCTGAGGAGCGCAGGAATGCATCTGCATCCTCAGCGTAAGCTTTgctgctgggagaaggaaggcactGACCTGTCAGGTCTCAGGAGTGtcccctctgcccttcccggggatggaggaggagcagggaggcaggagcagccTTAGCCCCAAGTGCTTCCTCCAGCGCTCAGTCCACTGCACTCGGGCTCACGCGTCacccctgcctccaggcctcaCTCCCCTTCCCTGTCTTTCCTTCCCACACACTGGCTCTTCTCTCAGAGGTAGAGTCTTGTCAGAGAAGATATGAGCAGGAAAAGGCTTTTCCTGCAGGTGTGTCTGGGATTCCTCTGGTGTGTCCCCCTAACCCTCAGTTCACccaattcctctctctcttttcctgctgccgTGGGCTCTCCCGAGCACAGAAGAACCGCAGCGAGGTAGAGACCCGCCCTGGCTGGGGGTTGCCAGGGGTGGTGGGAAttggggcctggggagcagggtgACTTCTCTCTTGGGAGCAACcaggactgggggtgggaggagctaAGGAAAGGGGTgagcagggatggagcccaccttCAACGCTCTTCACCTGAGACAGCTGACATTCGTGTGGCACTACAGGAGTCTCGCCTGGGCAGGCACTCGGGTCTGTGCCAGGCCCGGGGCTGGTGAAGGACTCGCCACTGCTGCTTCAGCAGATCTCTGCCATGAGGCTGCACATCTCCCAGCTTCAGCATGAGAACAGCATCCTCAAGGTGAGGGGGGTCATGGGGAGGACTGGGGCGGAGGTGGCTCATACCTGTCCCATCGATGACGGATGGCAGGGCCTTCTGTCACTCCTTACCACCATCTCTCTTCCCCCCAACAGGGCGCCCAGATGAAGGCCTCCTtagcagccctgccccctctgcaTGTGGCAAAGCTCTCCTTCCCACCCCGTGAGGGCTCTGGCAGCGAGTTAGCCCCTGGAGCGCTGTATCGTAAGACCAACCAGCTGCTGGAGACATTGAATCAGCTGAGCACGCACACCCACGTAGTAGACATCACTCGCACCAACCCTGGTAGGGACCCGCCAACCCCGGGATGAGtgtcacccctgcccctgccccagggaggTAGCCCTGCCCAGGCAGTTCCCACGCTGCTCTGTGGTCTCAGTGTCCAGCTTACTTGACTCGTCCACTGTCAGGTGCCTGCTCCTGAAGAGGGCCCAAGGACCTGCACTGCCGGCCTGGGCCTTGGCCTCACCAGCCTTTTCTCCCACAGCTGCCAAGAGCCCGTCGGCCCAGCTCCTGGAGCAAGTGGCTCAGCTCAAGTCCCTAAGCGACACCATCGAGAAGCTCAAG
This window harbors:
- the DCTN1 gene encoding dynactin subunit 1 isoform X1 → MAQSKRHVYSRTPSGNRMSAEASGRPLRVGSRVEVIGKGHRGTVAYVGATLFATGKWVGVILDEAKGKNDGTVQGRKYFTCDEGHGIFVRQSQIQVFEDGADTTSPETPDSSASKALKREGTDSAAKTSKLRGLKPKKAPTARKTTARRPKPTRPASSTGVAGASSSLGPSGSASAGELSSSEPSTPAQTPLAAPVIPTPALTSPGAAPPLPSPSKEEEGLKAQVRDLEEKLETLRLKRAEDKAKLKELEKHKIQLEQVQEWKSKMQEQQADLQRRLKEARKEAKEALEAKERYMEEMADTADAIEMATLDKEMAEERAESLQQEVEALRERVEELTTDLEILKAEIEEKGSDGAASSYQLKQLEEQNARLKDALVRMRDLSSSEKQEHVKLQKLMEKKNQELEVVRQQRERLQEELSQAESTIDELKEQVDAALGAEEMVEMLTDRNLNLEEKVRELRETVGDLEAINEMNDELQENARETELELREQLDMAGARVREAQKRVEAAQETVADYQQTIKKYRQLTAHLQDVNRELTNQQEASVERQQQPPPETFDFKIKFAETKAHAKAIEMELRQMEVAQANRHTSLLTAFMPDSFLRPGGDHDCVLVLLLMPRLICKAELIRKQAQEKFELSENCSERPGLRGAVGEQLSFAAGLVYSLSLLQATLHRYEHALSQCSVDVYKKVGSLYPEMSAHERSLDFLIELLHKDQLDETVNVEPLTKAIKYYQHLYSIHLAEQPEDSTMQLADHIKFTQSALDCMGVEVGRLRAFLQGGQEASDIALLLRDLETSCSDIRQFCKKIRRRMPGTDAPGIPAALAFGPQVSDTLLDCRKHLTWVVAVLQEVAAAAAQLIAPLAENEGLPVAALEELAFKASEQIYGSPSSSPYECLRQSCNILISTMNKLATAMQEGEYDAERPPSKPPPVELRAAALRAEITDAEGLGLKLEDRETVIKELKKSLKIKGEELSEANVRLSLLEKKLDSAAKDADERIEKVQTLLEETQALLRKKEKDFEETMDALQADIDQLEAEKLELKQRLNSQSKRTIEGLRGPPPSDIATLVSGIAGEEPQRGVSPGQALGSVPGPGLVKDSPLLLQQISAMRLHISQLQHENSILKGAQMKASLAALPPLHVAKLSFPPREGSGSELAPGALYRKTNQLLETLNQLSTHTHVVDITRTNPAAKSPSAQLLEQVAQLKSLSDTIEKLKDEVLKETVSQRPGATVPTAFATFPSSAFLRAKEEQQDDTVYLGKVTFSCAAGLGQRHRLVLTQEQLHQLHGRLIF
- the DCTN1 gene encoding dynactin subunit 1 isoform X2: MSAEASGRPLRVGSRVEVIGKGHRGTVAYVGATLFATGKWVGVILDEAKGKNDGTVQGRKYFTCDEGHGIFVRQSQIQVFEDGADTTSPETPDSSASKALKREGTDSAAKTSKLRGLKPKKAPTARKTTARRPKPTRPASSTGVAGASSSLGPSGSASAGELSSSEPSTPAQTPLAAPVIPTPALTSPGAAPPLPSPSKEEEGLKAQVRDLEEKLETLRLKRAEDKAKLKELEKHKIQLEQVQEWKSKMQEQQADLQRRLKEARKEAKEALEAKERYMEEMADTADAIEMATLDKEMAEERAESLQQEVEALRERVEELTTDLEILKAEIEEKGSDGAASSYQLKQLEEQNARLKDALVRMRDLSSSEKQEHVKLQKLMEKKNQELEVVRQQRERLQEELSQAESTIDELKEQVDAALGAEEMVEMLTDRNLNLEEKVRELRETVGDLEAINEMNDELQENARETELELREQLDMAGARVREAQKRVEAAQETVADYQQTIKKYRQLTAHLQDVNRELTNQQEASVERQQQPPPETFDFKIKFAETKAHAKAIEMELRQMEVAQANRHTSLLTAFMPDSFLRPGGDHDCVLVLLLMPRLICKAELIRKQAQEKFELSENCSERPGLRGAVGEQLSFAAGLVYSLSLLQATLHRYEHALSQCSVDVYKKVGSLYPEMSAHERSLDFLIELLHKDQLDETVNVEPLTKAIKYYQHLYSIHLAEQPEDSTMQLADHIKFTQSALDCMGVEVGRLRAFLQGGQEASDIALLLRDLETSCSDIRQFCKKIRRRMPGTDAPGIPAALAFGPQVSDTLLDCRKHLTWVVAVLQEVAAAAAQLIAPLAENEGLPVAALEELAFKASEQIYGSPSSSPYECLRQSCNILISTMNKLATAMQEGEYDAERPPSKPPPVELRAAALRAEITDAEGLGLKLEDRETVIKELKKSLKIKGEELSEANVRLSLLEKKLDSAAKDADERIEKVQTLLEETQALLRKKEKDFEETMDALQADIDQLEAEKLELKQRLNSQSKRTIEGLRGPPPSDIATLVSGIAGEEPQRGVSPGQALGSVPGPGLVKDSPLLLQQISAMRLHISQLQHENSILKGAQMKASLAALPPLHVAKLSFPPREGSGSELAPGALYRKTNQLLETLNQLSTHTHVVDITRTNPAAKSPSAQLLEQVAQLKSLSDTIEKLKDEVLKETVSQRPGATVPTAFATFPSSAFLRAKEEQQDDTVYLGKVTFSCAAGLGQRHRLVLTQEQLHQLHGRLIF
- the DCTN1 gene encoding dynactin subunit 1 isoform X3: MAQSKRHVYSRTPSGNRMSAEASGRPLRVGSRVEVIGKGHRGTVAYVGATLFATGKWVGVILDEAKGKNDGTVQGRKYFTCDEGHGIFVRQSQIQVFEDGADTTSPETPDSSASKALKREGTDSAAKTSKLPTRPASSTGVAGASSSLGPSGSASAGELSSSEPSTPAQTPLAAPVIPTPALTSPGAAPPLPSPSKEEEGLKAQVRDLEEKLETLRLKRAEDKAKLKELEKHKIQLEQVQEWKSKMQEQQADLQRRLKEARKEAKEALEAKERYMEEMADTADAIEMATLDKEMAEERAESLQQEVEALRERVEELTTDLEILKAEIEEKGSDGAASSYQLKQLEEQNARLKDALVRMRDLSSSEKQEHVKLQKLMEKKNQELEVVRQQRERLQEELSQAESTIDELKEQVDAALGAEEMVEMLTDRNLNLEEKVRELRETVGDLEAINEMNDELQENARETELELREQLDMAGARVREAQKRVEAAQETVADYQQTIKKYRQLTAHLQDVNRELTNQQEASVERQQQPPPETFDFKIKFAETKAHAKAIEMELRQMEVAQANRHTSLLTAFMPDSFLRPGGDHDCVLVLLLMPRLICKAELIRKQAQEKFELSENCSERPGLRGAVGEQLSFAAGLVYSLSLLQATLHRYEHALSQCSVDVYKKVGSLYPEMSAHERSLDFLIELLHKDQLDETVNVEPLTKAIKYYQHLYSIHLAEQPEDSTMQLADHIKFTQSALDCMGVEVGRLRAFLQGGQEASDIALLLRDLETSCSDIRQFCKKIRRRMPGTDAPGIPAALAFGPQVSDTLLDCRKHLTWVVAVLQEVAAAAAQLIAPLAENEGLPVAALEELAFKASEQIYGSPSSSPYECLRQSCNILISTMNKLATAMQEGEYDAERPPSKPPPVELRAAALRAEITDAEGLGLKLEDRETVIKELKKSLKIKGEELSEANVRLSLLEKKLDSAAKDADERIEKVQTLLEETQALLRKKEKDFEETMDALQADIDQLEAEKLELKQRLNSQSKRTIEGLRGPPPSDIATLVSGIAGEEPQRGVSPGQALGSVPGPGLVKDSPLLLQQISAMRLHISQLQHENSILKGAQMKASLAALPPLHVAKLSFPPREGSGSELAPGALYRKTNQLLETLNQLSTHTHVVDITRTNPAAKSPSAQLLEQVAQLKSLSDTIEKLKDEVLKETVSQRPGATVPTAFATFPSSAFLRAKEEQQDDTVYLGKVTFSCAAGLGQRHRLVLTQEQLHQLHGRLIF
- the DCTN1 gene encoding dynactin subunit 1 isoform X4; this translates as MAQSKRHVYSRTPSGNRMSAEASGRPLRVGSRVEVIGKGHRGTVAYVGATLFATGKWVGVILDEAKGKNDGTVQGRKYFTCDEGHGIFVRQSQIQVFEDGADTTSPETPDSSASKALKREGTDSAAKTSKLPTRPASSTGVAGASSSLGPSGSASAGELSSSEPSTPAQTPLAAPVIPTPALTSPGAAPPLPSPSKEEEGLKAQVRDLEEKLETLRLKRAEDKAKLKELEKHKIQLEQVQEWKSKMQEQQADLQRRLKEARKEAKEALEAKERYMEEMADTADAIEMATLDKEMAEERAESLQQEVEALRERVEELTTDLEILKAEIEEKGSDGAASSYQLKQLEEQNARLKDALVRMRDLSSSEKQEHVKLQKLMEKKNQELEVVRQQRERLQEELSQAESTIDELKEQVDAALGAEEMVEMLTDRNLNLEEKVRELRETVGDLEAINEMNDELQENARETELELREQLDMAGARVREAQKRVEAAQETVADYQQTIKKYRQLTAHLQDVNRELTNQQEASVERQQQPPPETFDFKIKFAETKAHAKAIEMELRQMEVAQANRHTSLLTAFMPDSFLRPGGDHDCVLVLLLMPRLICKAELIRKQAQEKFELSENCSERPGLRGAVGEQLSFAAGLVYSLSLLQATLHRYEHALSQCSVDVYKKVGSLYPEMSAHERSLDFLIELLHKDQLDETVNVEPLTKAIKYYQHLYSIHLAEQPEDSTMQLADHIKFTQSALDCMGVEVGRLRAFLQGGQEASDIALLLRDLETSCSDIRQFCKKIRRRMPGTDAPGIPAALAFGPQVSDTLLDCRKHLTWVVAVLQEVAAAAAQLIAPLAENEGLPVAALEELAFKASEQIYGSPSSSPYECLRQSCNILISTMNKLATAMQEGEYDAERPPSKPPPVELRAAALRAEITDAEGLGLKLEDRETVIKELKKSLKIKGEELSEANVRLSLLEKKLDSAAKDADERIEKVQTLLEETQALLRKKEKDFEETMDALQADIDQLEAEKLELKQRLNSQSKRTIEGLRGPPPSDIATLVSGIAGGVSPGQALGSVPGPGLVKDSPLLLQQISAMRLHISQLQHENSILKGAQMKASLAALPPLHVAKLSFPPREGSGSELAPGALYRKTNQLLETLNQLSTHTHVVDITRTNPAAKSPSAQLLEQVAQLKSLSDTIEKLKDEVLKETVSQRPGATVPTAFATFPSSAFLRAKEEQQDDTVYLGKVTFSCAAGLGQRHRLVLTQEQLHQLHGRLIF
- the DCTN1 gene encoding dynactin subunit 1 isoform X5, with the translated sequence MMRQAPTARKTTARRPKPTRPASSTGVAGASSSLGPSGSASAGELSSSEPSTPAQTPLAAPVIPTPALTSPGAAPPLPSPSKEEEGLKAQVRDLEEKLETLRLKRAEDKAKLKELEKHKIQLEQVQEWKSKMQEQQADLQRRLKEARKEAKEALEAKERYMEEMADTADAIEMATLDKEMAEERAESLQQEVEALRERVEELTTDLEILKAEIEEKGSDGAASSYQLKQLEEQNARLKDALVRMRDLSSSEKQEHVKLQKLMEKKNQELEVVRQQRERLQEELSQAESTIDELKEQVDAALGAEEMVEMLTDRNLNLEEKVRELRETVGDLEAINEMNDELQENARETELELREQLDMAGARVREAQKRVEAAQETVADYQQTIKKYRQLTAHLQDVNRELTNQQEASVERQQQPPPETFDFKIKFAETKAHAKAIEMELRQMEVAQANRHTSLLTAFMPDSFLRPGGDHDCVLVLLLMPRLICKAELIRKQAQEKFELSENCSERPGLRGAVGEQLSFAAGLVYSLSLLQATLHRYEHALSQCSVDVYKKVGSLYPEMSAHERSLDFLIELLHKDQLDETVNVEPLTKAIKYYQHLYSIHLAEQPEDSTMQLADHIKFTQSALDCMGVEVGRLRAFLQGGQEASDIALLLRDLETSCSDIRQFCKKIRRRMPGTDAPGIPAALAFGPQVSDTLLDCRKHLTWVVAVLQEVAAAAAQLIAPLAENEGLPVAALEELAFKASEQIYGSPSSSPYECLRQSCNILISTMNKLATAMQEGEYDAERPPSKPPPVELRAAALRAEITDAEGLGLKLEDRETVIKELKKSLKIKGEELSEANVRLSLLEKKLDSAAKDADERIEKVQTLLEETQALLRKKEKDFEETMDALQADIDQLEAEKLELKQRLNSQSKRTIEGLRGPPPSDIATLVSGIAGGVSPGQALGSVPGPGLVKDSPLLLQQISAMRLHISQLQHENSILKGAQMKASLAALPPLHVAKLSFPPREGSGSELAPGALYRKTNQLLETLNQLSTHTHVVDITRTNPAAKSPSAQLLEQVAQLKSLSDTIEKLKDEVLKETVSQRPGATVPTAFATFPSSAFLRAKEEQQDDTVYLGKVTFSCAAGLGQRHRLVLTQEQLHQLHGRLIF